CCGGGACAAAACCGGCATCGAACTGCCGGGAGTAGTCAATTCTGTCCACTGGCAATCACCCTTGTCTGATCCGGATCCTGCAGTCAGAGCCAGGTGTGTAGAGTCTATGAAAATCTCCTTGAATGATTGTAAAAAGTACGGAGGTACGACCGTCTTGCTGGTGCCGGCAGTGGTCAATGATAAAGTGTCGTATGCGGAAGCCTATGAAAGATCTCAATTCGAGATAAAAAAACTATTACCGATAGCAGAAAAGACAGGCATTAAAATAGCTTTTGAAAATGTTTGGAATAATTTTCTGCTCAGCCCGCTGGAAGCTGCCCGGTATGTAGACGAATTCAATCATCCCATGGTGGGCTGGCATTTTGACATCGGCAATATCGTACGGTATGGTTGGCCGGAACATTGGATCCAGACCTTGGGCAAAAGAATCCTCAAAACGGATATCAAAGACTATAGTCGAAAGATGGCCAATGACCTCGGTGTTTGGAAAGGTTTTGACGCTGAGCTCGGAGATGGCGATGCCAATTGGTCTGCAGTAAATAAAGCACTCTTTGATATTGGTTACAAAGGTTGGGGAGCTGCCGAAGTAAGTGGTGGAGATCGGGTGAGATTGAAGGAGATATCGGAGCGGATGGATAAGTGTTACGCAATCTGAAGGAGAGATTAAATACTATTTAATATATTACTAATGTTGGATCTAATTCTTTCATAATTTTGTAAATTAAAAATGCATTATCGCCAAGTTTAAATGATTTTATTGAATTTAAATAATATTGATTTATGTGAGGAATAAGAATGCCTTGGAGTTGGGTCATCGAATCATCATTGAATTCTATATTTGTGAGGCGATTCAGGAATAGGTCCTTGTTTGGGAAAATATCAATGAGCCACGGATCAAAAACAAAATCATCATTTTCCTTCCGAAGTGGATTATATAATGATCTAACTAAAGATTTTATATAATAAGTAAAAGCCATATCATCATGCAATAAGAAATTTTTATATCTCCTACAAGCAGGAGGGAACAATATTCTATTATTATTTACAAATTTATAAATTTGCATGTAGAACATATTATATAAATCATGATTATTTTTTACTTCTTTTCTTAAATATTCGTCAAATATTTTATACATTATTCTGATTAATTCTTTCGGGCGAATAGTTACATCAAATTCATGTCTATCTCTAAGTAGATCATAAAGTAATTCATATGCAATAAATGTTCTATTTAATTCACTTATTGATCCTTTTTCCAAAATTCTAATTATAAAATCATCAACGTGTTTATCGTCGTTATTAAAATATAGGTTTTTGTTTTTATGCCAATCATGTAAAATTAATTTATTCCAAAGCCTTGTTAACTCGTCTTGAGTATTAGAGGCTCTTAATAAAGCCGATATCATTTTTTCAAAAAAAGTTGAATTTTCAAACTGGCCGATATTTGAAATTATCAGTATTAACTCTCTTTGTTTACCATCTTTAATCCACATTTCAAATTTTTCCACCAAAACATCTTCTTCTGCATTAAATGCATTATTAAATTCAGAAAAGGATATTAGATTAAATAATTGGTATGAGAAATATAAATAAAAATTGTGTGGCAAAGAAAACCTTCGTGAGTTTTTATTTTTAGAATTAGAAATAATAAAATTAAGTGCAGATTGAATATTAATTATATCCTTAGGTTTTAATGCCGATGTAAACGATTTTAATATGTCTTCATTTATTTTCCAGCTATCAAGATTGCCTGATATTATTATTTGATTGAGAATACTATTATAGATTTCTGGATTTTTGTTTCTGATTAATTCAAGCACTACAAGGTCTGATACTTCAACTTCTTCATTTAAAATATCAAATGAAATGATTAACGAATTATAAAACCTTTTTAAATCTCTTATATTTTCAATTAATTCTTCAAAGAGGTATGGAAATACTGATATGAACGAACCATCTTCTTCACCTTCATTTAAAATGGCTTCTCCTCCAGGAAAAGCTGATATTATTTTTTCACATTGTTTCTCATCAATTTTATTTGCCAAAAGCATTTTTTTAAATTCGGTTTTAAGAATATCTTTTCTAAATGCTGGCAAAGCTATGTTTAACTGAAATATCTTTTTTAAGTAATCAGTTTCATTATCTATTTGGTTAGATTTTTTAAGAATATTAACTATATAATTATAATCAATTGCCACAATAAAGAATAAATTGTTAAAATTTGCCGTATTTCGGATTAATTTTAAAGTTTC
The window above is part of the Saprospiraceae bacterium genome. Proteins encoded here:
- a CDS encoding sugar phosphate isomerase/epimerase; protein product: MNDLKRRTFLKYSAMAPVAFSVPVWETKKTGAPLIKKALKYGMIKENLSILDKFKLVKDLGFDGIELDSPNELPENEILNARDKTGIELPGVVNSVHWQSPLSDPDPAVRARCVESMKISLNDCKKYGGTTVLLVPAVVNDKVSYAEAYERSQFEIKKLLPIAEKTGIKIAFENVWNNFLLSPLEAARYVDEFNHPMVGWHFDIGNIVRYGWPEHWIQTLGKRILKTDIKDYSRKMANDLGVWKGFDAELGDGDANWSAVNKALFDIGYKGWGAAEVSGGDRVRLKEISERMDKCYAI